From the genome of Burkholderia pyrrocinia:
GCCGCCTCGTCGCGAATGATCTCGTTGCAGAGGTCGATACATTCATCGCAGATGAACACCGACGGGCCCGCGATGAGTTTTTTCACCTCATGCTGGCTCTTTCCGCAAAACGAGCAATACAACAGCTTCTCGCTGTTCGAACCTTTTTTGTCCGCCATGAATGTAGAGCCTCCGGACAGGTAAATGACATGATACGCCGAATGCTCCGAACGCCGCGCCTAGGGCGCGACCGGAGCCGGCCGGATGCGCTTGCCGCAGAGGCTCGGGGCGTGCGGAACATAGCAGGGGCGCCGCGCGAATCGGGGCGGCACCCCACTTAACTTTACGGGCGCTTCAGCAGCACCTGATCGATCAGCCCGTACGCCTTCGCGTCCTCGCTCGACATGAAGTTATCACGGTCGGTGTCGCGCGCGATGCGCTCGACGTCCTGGCCCGTGTGCTGCGCAAGCAACTGGTTCAGCCGCTCCTTCAGGTAGAGGATTTCGCGCGCCTGGATCTCGATGTCGGATGCCTGGCCGCGTGCGCCGCCGAGCGGCTGGTGAATCATCACGCGCGAGTTCGGCAGCGCGAAGCGCTTGCCCTTCGCACCCGACGCGAGCAGGAACGCGCCCATGCTGGCCGCGAGCCCCATGCACAGCGTCGACACGTCCGGCTTGATGAACTGCATCGTGTCGTAGATCGCCATGCCCGCCGACACCGAGCCACCCGGGCTGTTGATGTACAGGCTGATGTCCTTGTCGGGATTCTCGCTCTCGAGGAACAGCAACTGCGCGACCACGAGGTTCGCGGTCTGGTCGTTCACTTCGCCGACCATGAACACCAGGCGCTCCTTCAGGAGACGCGAATAGATATCGTACGAACGCTCGCCGCGGCCGCTCGTTTCGACGACGATCGGCACCAGCCCCAGTGCTTGCGCCTCGAAACCCTGCGGCGCGTTCGAAGCAAGCATGTCCAGCAATTCAGCGCGAGTGATCATTCAATGAACCTTGTTCGAATGGAAAATTGAACGGAGGGAAGCCGCCCGCTCAATCGCCATATTAATGGCAACCGTGCGCTTGACGTAAAAACGGCGTGCAGGCCGTCGCTCCGACAGCCGGCACGCCGCTAGAGCGACACTTACGCTTGCGCCGATGCGCTCGCGAGTGCCTCGAAGCTCACTTCCTTGTCCGTCACCTTTGCCTTGCCCAGCACGAAATCGACGACGTTGCTTTCAACGACGAACGCTTCCATCTCGGCGAGGCGCTGCTGGTTGGAATAATACCAGCGGACCACTTCCTTCGGGTCTTCGTAGCTCTTCGCGAACTCGTCGACTTCCGCACGGATCTGTTCCGGCTTCGCTTCGAGGCTGTTCGACTTCACGAGCTCGGCCAGCACGAGGCCCAGCTTCACGCGACGCTCGGCCTGCTCGGCGAACATCTCGGCCGGGATCGGTGCGTCCTTCGCGTTCGGCACGCCGCGCTGCGCCAGATCCTGACGAGCCATTTCGACGAGACGTTGCTGGTCCTGCTCGATCAGCGCCTTCGGCACGTCGAGTTCGGAAATCTTCAGCAGCGCGTCCATCACCTGGTTCTTGACGATGGATTGCGTGCGGCGCTTCGCTTCGCGCTCGAGGTTTTCCTTGATCTCGCCGCGCATCTTCGTGAGGTCGCCGTCTTCGATGCCGAGCGACTTCGCGAATTCGCCGTCGATTTCCGGCAGGTGCGGCCACTCGATCTTCTTCATCGTGACCGTGAATTGCGCGGTCTTGCCCGCGACGTCGGCACCGTGGTAGTCGTCCGGGAACTTCAGGTCGAACGTGCGCGCTTCGCCGGCCTTCAGGCCCAGCGCCGCGGTTTCGAATTCCGGCAGCATGCGGCCTTCGCCGAGCACGAACGGGAAGTCTTCAGCGGTGCCGCCCTGGAACGCGACGTCGTCGATCTTGCCGACGAAGTC
Proteins encoded in this window:
- the clpP gene encoding ATP-dependent Clp endopeptidase proteolytic subunit ClpP, with translation MITRAELLDMLASNAPQGFEAQALGLVPIVVETSGRGERSYDIYSRLLKERLVFMVGEVNDQTANLVVAQLLFLESENPDKDISLYINSPGGSVSAGMAIYDTMQFIKPDVSTLCMGLAASMGAFLLASGAKGKRFALPNSRVMIHQPLGGARGQASDIEIQAREILYLKERLNQLLAQHTGQDVERIARDTDRDNFMSSEDAKAYGLIDQVLLKRP
- the tig gene encoding trigger factor, whose amino-acid sequence is MANVVENLGKLERRVTISLPKDTVQKEIDARIQKLAKNVRMPGFRPGKVPLKMVAQQYAGQVEAEVLSDKIGQEFFTISRAENLRVAGQPSFEPKQEQAEDAYAFDATFEVYPEVKIGDLATAEVERSTTSIGDAEIDRTLDILRKQRVHFHARGEAGDHGDGGADTAAKNGDRVTVDFVGKIDDVAFQGGTAEDFPFVLGEGRMLPEFETAALGLKAGEARTFDLKFPDDYHGADVAGKTAQFTVTMKKIEWPHLPEIDGEFAKSLGIEDGDLTKMRGEIKENLEREAKRRTQSIVKNQVMDALLKISELDVPKALIEQDQQRLVEMARQDLAQRGVPNAKDAPIPAEMFAEQAERRVKLGLVLAELVKSNSLEAKPEQIRAEVDEFAKSYEDPKEVVRWYYSNQQRLAEMEAFVVESNVVDFVLGKAKVTDKEVSFEALASASAQA